One window from the genome of Pseudomonas sp. L5B5 encodes:
- a CDS encoding ABC transporter permease, which produces MFPESFTFSIADWVNGWVDSLVTNYGDVFRHISDTLLWAIVNLEGLLRMAPWWLMLGIVGVVAWHSTRKWLTTAVIVGLLFLVGAVGLWDKLMQTLALMLVATLISVLIGIPLGILSARSDRLRSVLMPLLDIMQTMPSFVYLIPVLMLFGLGKVPAIFATVIYAAPPLIRLTDLGIRQVDGEVMEAINAFGANRWQQLFGVQLPLALPSIMAGINQTTMMALSMVVIASMIGARGLGEDVLVGIQTLNVGRGLEAGLAIVILAVVIDRITQAYGRPRHEVSK; this is translated from the coding sequence ATGTTTCCAGAAAGCTTCACGTTCTCCATCGCCGACTGGGTCAACGGCTGGGTCGATTCGCTGGTGACCAACTATGGCGACGTGTTCCGGCACATCTCCGACACCTTGCTGTGGGCCATCGTCAACCTCGAAGGCCTGCTGCGCATGGCGCCCTGGTGGCTGATGCTGGGCATCGTCGGCGTAGTGGCCTGGCACTCGACCCGCAAGTGGCTGACCACGGCGGTGATCGTCGGCCTGCTGTTCCTGGTGGGTGCCGTCGGCCTGTGGGACAAGCTGATGCAGACCCTGGCGCTGATGCTGGTGGCGACCCTGATTTCGGTGCTGATCGGCATTCCCCTGGGGATCCTCTCGGCTCGCAGCGACCGCCTGCGTTCGGTGCTGATGCCGCTGCTGGACATCATGCAGACCATGCCCAGCTTCGTGTATCTGATCCCGGTGCTGATGCTGTTCGGCCTGGGCAAGGTGCCGGCGATCTTCGCCACGGTGATCTACGCCGCGCCGCCGCTGATTCGCCTCACCGACCTGGGAATCCGCCAGGTCGACGGCGAGGTGATGGAGGCGATCAACGCCTTCGGCGCCAACCGCTGGCAGCAGCTGTTCGGCGTGCAACTGCCGCTGGCGCTGCCGAGCATCATGGCCGGGATCAACCAGACCACCATGATGGCCCTGTCGATGGTGGTGATCGCCTCGATGATCGGCGCCCGTGGCCTGGGCGAGGACGTGCTGGTGGGGATCCAGACCCTGAACGTAGGCCGTGGCCTGGAGGCGGGCCTGGCGATCGTGATTCTTGCAGTGGTGATCGACCGCATTACCCAGGCTTACGGTCGGCCACGCCATGAGGTGAGCAAATGA
- a CDS encoding purine-cytosine permease family protein yields MSTASDSSKPLIERRSINYIPEAERHGKLYSQFTLWLGANLQITAIVTGALAVVLGGDVFWSLIGLFVGQLLGGGVMALHAAQGPKLGLPQMISSRVQFGVYGAAIPIVLVCLMYLGFTATGTVLSGQALGQLFGVSDSVGILIFASVIVLVTVLGYRVIHFIGRVASVIGIIAFVYLFSRLMGQTDVGALLEIRHFSWASFLLAVSLAASWQIAFGPYVADYSRYLPSKTSSVKTFLAVGAGSVIGAQVAMILGVFAAAMANGQFAGREVAYIVGLSGSGAAAALLYFSIAFGKITISTLNSYGSFMCIATIISGFRGHLEVTRLQRLVFVLVIVGTATLIALLGQHSFLGAFKSFILFLLAFFTPWSAVNLVDYYCITRENYDVPALADPKGRYGRWNVLGISVYVIGVLVQLPFISTKFFTGPLVEALGGVDISWIIGLVVPAALYYVCARKWHGAVPEKLILPPELDETSEQQIDGTRRAAAV; encoded by the coding sequence ATGTCCACGGCCAGTGATAGCTCCAAACCCCTGATCGAGCGGCGCTCGATCAACTACATTCCCGAAGCCGAGCGCCACGGCAAACTCTATAGCCAGTTCACCTTGTGGCTGGGCGCCAACCTGCAGATCACCGCCATCGTCACCGGCGCCCTGGCGGTAGTGCTGGGCGGCGATGTGTTCTGGTCGCTGATCGGCCTGTTCGTCGGCCAGCTGCTGGGGGGTGGCGTCATGGCCCTGCACGCGGCACAAGGGCCCAAGCTCGGCTTGCCGCAGATGATTTCCAGCCGGGTACAGTTCGGTGTCTACGGTGCGGCGATCCCGATCGTCCTGGTGTGCCTGATGTACCTGGGGTTCACCGCCACCGGCACGGTGCTGTCCGGCCAGGCCCTGGGCCAGCTGTTCGGCGTCAGCGACAGTGTCGGCATTCTGATCTTCGCCAGCGTCATCGTCCTGGTCACCGTGCTCGGTTATCGGGTCATCCACTTCATTGGCCGTGTCGCCAGCGTCATTGGCATCATTGCCTTCGTCTACCTGTTCAGCCGCCTGATGGGCCAGACCGACGTCGGCGCGCTCCTGGAGATCCGCCACTTCAGCTGGGCGAGCTTCCTGCTGGCCGTGTCGCTGGCCGCGTCCTGGCAGATCGCCTTCGGTCCCTATGTGGCCGACTACTCGCGTTACCTGCCGAGCAAGACCTCCTCGGTGAAGACCTTCCTCGCCGTGGGTGCCGGCTCGGTGATCGGTGCACAGGTGGCGATGATTCTCGGCGTGTTCGCCGCAGCCATGGCCAATGGGCAGTTCGCCGGACGTGAAGTGGCCTATATCGTCGGCCTCAGTGGCAGCGGCGCCGCTGCCGCGCTGCTGTACTTCAGCATCGCCTTCGGCAAGATCACCATCTCGACGCTCAACTCCTACGGCAGCTTCATGTGCATCGCCACCATCATCAGCGGCTTTCGTGGTCACCTTGAGGTGACGCGCCTGCAGCGGCTGGTGTTCGTGCTGGTCATCGTCGGCACCGCGACCCTGATCGCCCTGCTCGGCCAGCATTCGTTCCTGGGGGCATTCAAGTCCTTCATCCTGTTCCTGCTGGCCTTCTTCACCCCGTGGAGCGCCGTGAACCTGGTGGACTACTACTGCATCACCCGCGAGAACTACGACGTGCCTGCGCTGGCCGACCCCAAGGGCCGCTACGGTCGCTGGAATGTCCTGGGCATCAGTGTCTACGTGATCGGCGTGCTGGTGCAGTTGCCGTTCATTTCCACCAAGTTCTTCACCGGGCCGCTGGTCGAGGCCCTGGGCGGCGTGGACATCTCCTGGATCATTGGCCTGGTGGTGCCTGCGGCGCTGTACTACGTCTGCGCCAGGAAGTGGCACGGTGCGGTACCCGAAAAACTGATCCTGCCGCCAGAGCTGGACGAAACGAGCGAACAACAGATCGATGGGACCCGTCGCGCCGCCGCGGTGTGA
- a CDS encoding ABC transporter substrate-binding protein has product MKMHKTLLTTLLSTGLLAASGAQAAGWCESGKPVKFAGLNWESGMLLTDVLQVVLEKGYDCKTDSLPGNSITMENALGSNDIQVFAEEWVGRSEVWNKAEKAGKVVGVGAPVVGAVEGWYVPRYVIEGDAKRKLEAKAPDLKNVADLARYASVFKDPEEPAKGRFYNCPAGWTCELDNSAMLKSYGLESSYTNFRPGTGPALDAAVLSSYKRGEPILFYYWSPTPLMGQVDVVKLEEKAGVDKSVSIKVGLSRTFHDEAPELVEVLAKVNLPIDLLNQNLARMTKERIESPKLAKAFLKEHPEVWHAWVSDEAARKIDAAL; this is encoded by the coding sequence ATGAAAATGCACAAGACCCTGCTGACCACGTTGCTGTCCACGGGCCTGCTGGCCGCCTCCGGTGCCCAGGCGGCCGGCTGGTGCGAGTCGGGCAAGCCGGTGAAGTTCGCTGGCCTGAACTGGGAAAGCGGCATGTTGCTGACCGACGTCCTGCAGGTCGTCCTGGAGAAGGGCTACGACTGCAAGACCGACAGCCTGCCGGGCAACTCCATCACCATGGAAAACGCCCTGGGCAGCAATGACATCCAGGTATTCGCCGAAGAGTGGGTTGGCCGCAGCGAGGTCTGGAACAAGGCCGAGAAGGCCGGCAAGGTGGTTGGCGTCGGGGCGCCGGTGGTCGGGGCCGTCGAAGGCTGGTATGTGCCGCGCTATGTGATCGAGGGCGATGCCAAGCGCAAGCTCGAGGCCAAGGCCCCGGACCTGAAGAACGTCGCCGACCTGGCCAGGTATGCCAGCGTGTTCAAGGACCCGGAAGAGCCGGCCAAGGGACGCTTCTACAACTGTCCGGCCGGCTGGACCTGCGAGCTGGACAACAGCGCGATGCTCAAGAGCTACGGACTGGAAAGCAGCTATACCAACTTTCGCCCAGGCACCGGCCCGGCCCTGGATGCTGCGGTGTTGTCGAGCTACAAGCGCGGTGAACCGATCCTGTTCTACTACTGGTCGCCGACCCCGCTCATGGGCCAGGTGGACGTGGTCAAGCTGGAGGAAAAGGCCGGTGTCGACAAGAGCGTGAGCATCAAGGTCGGCCTGTCCAGGACCTTCCACGACGAGGCTCCGGAACTGGTGGAGGTACTGGCCAAGGTCAACCTGCCGATCGACTTGCTCAATCAGAACCTGGCGCGCATGACCAAGGAGCGCATCGAGTCGCCGAAACTGGCGAAAGCCTTCCTCAAGGAACATCCTGAGGTCTGGCATGCCTGGGTGAGCGACGAAGCGGCCAGGAAAATCGACGCTGCCTTGTAG
- the hutU gene encoding urocanate hydratase produces MADNKFTKYRNVEIRAARGNTLTAKSWLTEAPLRMLMNNLDPEVAENPKELVVYGGIGRAARNWECYDKIVEALTQLNDDETLLVQSGKPVGVFKTHSNAPRVLIANSNLVPHWASWEHFNELDAKGLAMYGQMTAGSWIYIGSQGIVQGTYETFVEAGRQHYGGTLKGRWVLTAGLGGMGGAQPLAATLAGACSLNIECQQSRIDFRLSSRYVDEQAKDLDDALARIAKYTAEGKAISIALLGNAAEILPELVKRGVRPDMVTDQTSAHDPLNGYLPAGWTWEQYRDRAQTEPAAVVKAAKQSMAVHVQAMLDFQKQGIPTFDYGNNIRQMAKEEGVANAFDFPGFVPAYIRPLFCRGIGPFRWAALSGNAEDIYKTDAKVKELIPDDAHLHNWLDMARERISFQGLPARICWVGLGQRAKLGLAFNEMVRSGELSAPIVIGRDHLDSGSVSSPNRETESMQDGSDAVSDWPLLNALLNTASGATWVSLHHGGGVGMGFSQHSGMVIVCDGSDEAAERIARVLTNDPGTGVMRHADAGYQIAIDCAKEQGLNLPMITGK; encoded by the coding sequence GTGGCTGACAACAAATTCACCAAATACCGGAACGTTGAAATTCGCGCTGCACGTGGCAATACGCTGACCGCCAAGAGCTGGCTGACCGAAGCGCCGCTGCGCATGTTGATGAACAACCTCGATCCGGAAGTCGCCGAGAATCCCAAGGAACTGGTGGTCTACGGTGGGATCGGGCGCGCTGCGCGCAACTGGGAATGCTACGACAAGATTGTCGAGGCCCTGACCCAGCTCAATGATGACGAAACCCTGCTGGTGCAGTCCGGCAAGCCCGTCGGCGTGTTCAAGACCCACTCCAACGCCCCGCGCGTGCTGATCGCAAACTCCAACCTGGTGCCGCACTGGGCCAGCTGGGAACACTTCAATGAACTGGATGCCAAGGGCCTGGCCATGTATGGCCAGATGACCGCCGGCAGCTGGATCTACATTGGTAGCCAGGGCATCGTCCAAGGCACCTACGAAACCTTCGTCGAGGCCGGTCGCCAGCACTACGGCGGCACCCTCAAGGGCCGTTGGGTCCTGACCGCGGGCCTGGGCGGCATGGGTGGCGCCCAGCCACTGGCCGCGACCCTGGCCGGCGCCTGCTCGTTGAACATCGAATGCCAGCAGAGCCGCATCGACTTCCGCCTGAGCAGCCGTTATGTCGACGAGCAAGCCAAGGACCTGGACGACGCCCTGGCACGTATCGCCAAGTACACCGCCGAAGGCAAGGCGATCTCCATCGCCCTGCTGGGCAACGCGGCAGAAATCCTGCCTGAACTGGTCAAGCGGGGCGTGCGCCCGGACATGGTCACCGACCAGACCAGCGCCCACGACCCGCTCAACGGCTACCTGCCGGCCGGCTGGACCTGGGAGCAGTACCGTGACCGCGCCCAGACGGAACCGGCTGCCGTGGTCAAGGCCGCCAAGCAGTCCATGGCCGTGCACGTGCAGGCCATGCTCGACTTCCAGAAGCAGGGCATCCCGACCTTCGACTATGGCAACAACATCCGCCAGATGGCCAAGGAAGAGGGCGTGGCCAACGCCTTCGACTTCCCGGGTTTTGTCCCCGCCTACATTCGTCCGCTGTTCTGCCGCGGTATCGGTCCGTTCCGCTGGGCAGCCCTGTCGGGCAACGCCGAAGACATCTACAAGACCGACGCCAAGGTCAAGGAACTGATCCCGGACGATGCCCACCTGCACAACTGGCTGGACATGGCCCGCGAACGCATCAGCTTCCAGGGCCTGCCGGCGCGTATCTGCTGGGTCGGCCTGGGCCAGCGCGCCAAGCTGGGCCTGGCGTTCAACGAAATGGTCCGCAGCGGCGAGCTGTCGGCGCCGATCGTCATCGGTCGCGATCACCTGGATTCCGGTTCGGTCTCCAGCCCGAACCGTGAAACCGAGTCGATGCAGGATGGCTCCGACGCCGTGTCCGACTGGCCACTGCTCAACGCCCTGCTCAACACCGCCAGCGGCGCGACCTGGGTTTCCCTGCACCACGGCGGTGGCGTCGGCATGGGCTTCTCCCAGCACTCGGGGATGGTCATCGTCTGCGACGGCAGCGACGAGGCTGCCGAACGGATCGCCCGCGTACTGACCAATGACCCGGGCACCGGCGTCATGCGTCACGCCGATGCCGGTTACCAGATCGCCATCGACTGTGCCAAGGAGCAAGGCCTTAACCTGCCGATGATCACCGGCAAGTAG
- the hutC gene encoding histidine utilization repressor: protein MITQQIESGNWPPHYRVPSESELVSQLGFSRMTINRALREMTAEGLLVRMQGVGTFVAEPKTQSALFEVHNIADEIASRGHRHTCQVITLGEEAAGSERALALDMREGQKVFHSLIVHFENDIPVQIEDRFVNALVAPEYLKQDFTLQTPYAYLSQVAPLTEGEHVVEAILAEPEECRLLQIERGEPCLLIRRRTWSGRQPVTAARLIHPGSRHRLEGRFHK from the coding sequence ATGATCACCCAGCAGATCGAGAGCGGAAACTGGCCGCCGCATTACCGCGTGCCATCGGAAAGCGAACTGGTCAGCCAACTGGGCTTCAGCCGCATGACCATCAACCGCGCGCTGCGCGAGATGACCGCCGAAGGCCTGCTGGTGCGCATGCAGGGCGTGGGTACGTTCGTCGCCGAGCCCAAGACCCAGTCGGCGCTGTTCGAAGTGCACAACATCGCCGACGAGATTGCCTCCCGCGGGCATCGCCATACCTGCCAGGTCATCACCCTGGGCGAGGAGGCCGCCGGTTCCGAGCGCGCCCTGGCCCTGGACATGCGCGAAGGGCAGAAGGTCTTCCACTCGCTGATCGTGCACTTCGAGAATGACATCCCGGTGCAGATCGAGGATCGCTTCGTCAACGCGCTGGTGGCGCCGGAATACCTCAAGCAGGATTTCACCCTGCAGACCCCCTACGCCTACCTGTCCCAGGTCGCGCCCCTGACCGAGGGCGAGCATGTGGTCGAGGCGATCCTCGCCGAGCCTGAAGAATGCAGGCTCCTGCAGATCGAACGCGGCGAGCCTTGCCTGCTGATCCGCCGCCGCACCTGGTCCGGGCGCCAGCCTGTGACCGCCGCGAGGCTGATCCACCCCGGTTCCCGCCACCGCCTCGAAGGACGCTTTCACAAATGA
- a CDS encoding quaternary amine ABC transporter ATP-binding protein, producing MSTQVSKIEVKNVFKIFGNRAEDALRLIQQQRSKEQVLAETGCVVGVNDLSLSIGSGEIFVIMGLSGSGKSTLVRHFNRLIDPTSGQILVDGEDILQYDMQALREFRRRKISMVFQSFGLLPHRNVLDNVAYGLKVRGESKELCTERALHWISTVGLKGYEKKYPHQLSGGMRQRVGLARALAADTDIILMDEAFSALDPLIRAEMQDQLLELQKTLHKTIVFITHDLDEAVRIGNRIAILKDGRLIQVGTPREILHSPADEYVDRFVQRRAATA from the coding sequence ATGAGCACGCAGGTCAGCAAGATCGAAGTGAAGAATGTCTTCAAGATCTTCGGCAACCGTGCCGAGGACGCCCTGCGACTGATCCAGCAGCAACGCAGCAAGGAGCAGGTGCTGGCCGAAACCGGTTGTGTGGTGGGGGTCAACGACCTGTCGCTGTCCATCGGCAGCGGCGAGATCTTTGTCATCATGGGCTTGTCCGGTTCCGGCAAGTCGACCCTGGTACGCCACTTCAATCGCCTGATCGACCCCACCAGCGGACAGATCCTGGTCGATGGCGAAGACATCCTGCAGTACGACATGCAGGCCCTGCGTGAATTCCGCCGGCGCAAGATCAGCATGGTGTTCCAGAGCTTCGGCCTGTTGCCGCACCGCAATGTGCTGGACAACGTCGCCTACGGCCTCAAGGTGCGCGGCGAGAGCAAGGAGTTGTGCACCGAGCGCGCCCTGCACTGGATCAGCACCGTGGGCCTCAAGGGCTACGAGAAGAAGTACCCGCACCAGCTCTCCGGTGGCATGCGCCAGCGGGTCGGCCTGGCACGGGCCCTGGCCGCGGACACTGACATCATCCTCATGGACGAAGCCTTCAGCGCCCTCGACCCGCTGATCCGGGCCGAGATGCAGGACCAGTTGCTGGAGCTGCAGAAGACCCTGCACAAGACCATCGTCTTCATCACCCATGACCTGGACGAAGCGGTACGCATCGGCAACCGCATTGCGATCCTCAAGGATGGCCGCCTGATCCAGGTGGGAACGCCCCGGGAGATCCTGCATTCGCCGGCCGACGAGTACGTCGACCGCTTTGTCCAGCGCCGGGCAGCCACCGCATGA
- the hutH gene encoding histidine ammonia-lyase translates to MNVTALNLIPGQLTLAQLRTVYQQPLTLTLDGSASAQIDASVACVEQILAENRTAYGINTGFGLLASTRIASADLENLQRSLVLSHAAGVGQPISDDLVRLIMVLKVNSLSRGFSGIRRQVIDALIALINAEVYPHIPLKGSVGASGDLAPLAHMSLVLLGEGKARYKGQWLEATAALEVAGLKPLTLAAKEGLALLNGTQVSTAFALRGLFEGEDLFAGALVCGGLTVEAVLGSRSPFDPRIHAARGQRGQIDTAAAYRALLGERTEVSASHQNCDKVQDPYSLRCQPQVMGACLTQFRQAAEVLVVEANAVSDNPLVFAAEGDVISGGNFHAEPVAMAADNMALAIAEIASLSERRISLMMDKHMSQLPPFLVANGGVNSGFMIAQVTAAALASENKALAHPHSVDSIPTSANQEDHVSMAPAAGKRLWEMAENTRGVLAVEWLAACQGLDLREGLKTSPALEKARATLREQVAYYEKDRFFAPDINAASDLLASRCLSALLPAGLLPSL, encoded by the coding sequence ATGAATGTGACTGCGCTAAACCTGATTCCCGGCCAACTGACCCTGGCCCAACTGCGGACCGTCTATCAGCAGCCGCTGACCCTGACCCTGGATGGCAGCGCCTCGGCGCAGATCGACGCCAGCGTCGCCTGTGTCGAGCAGATTCTCGCCGAGAACCGCACCGCCTACGGGATCAACACCGGTTTCGGCCTGCTGGCCTCCACCCGCATCGCCAGCGCCGACCTGGAAAACCTCCAGCGCTCGCTGGTGCTGTCCCATGCCGCCGGTGTCGGCCAGCCCATCAGCGACGACCTGGTGCGGTTGATCATGGTGCTCAAGGTCAACAGCCTGAGCCGTGGTTTCTCGGGGATCCGCCGCCAGGTGATCGATGCCCTGATCGCCCTGATCAATGCCGAGGTCTACCCGCACATTCCACTCAAGGGCTCGGTGGGTGCATCCGGTGACCTGGCGCCACTGGCGCACATGTCCCTGGTGCTGCTGGGCGAGGGCAAGGCACGCTACAAGGGGCAGTGGCTGGAAGCCACTGCGGCCCTGGAAGTCGCCGGCCTCAAGCCGCTGACCCTGGCCGCCAAGGAAGGCCTGGCGCTGCTCAACGGCACCCAGGTGTCCACTGCCTTCGCCCTGCGCGGTCTGTTCGAAGGCGAAGACCTGTTCGCCGGCGCTCTGGTCTGTGGCGGCCTGACGGTGGAAGCCGTGCTGGGTTCGCGCTCGCCGTTCGACCCACGGATTCACGCCGCTCGTGGCCAGCGCGGGCAGATCGATACGGCCGCGGCCTACCGTGCGCTGCTGGGGGAACGCACCGAGGTGTCTGCTTCGCACCAGAACTGCGACAAGGTCCAGGACCCGTACTCCCTGCGTTGCCAGCCCCAGGTGATGGGCGCCTGCCTGACCCAGTTCCGCCAGGCGGCCGAAGTGCTGGTGGTGGAGGCCAATGCCGTGTCGGACAACCCGCTGGTGTTTGCCGCCGAAGGTGACGTTATTTCCGGTGGCAATTTCCACGCCGAGCCAGTGGCCATGGCGGCCGACAACATGGCCCTGGCCATCGCCGAGATCGCCTCCCTGAGCGAACGGCGGATCTCGCTGATGATGGACAAGCACATGTCCCAGTTGCCGCCGTTCCTGGTGGCCAATGGCGGGGTCAACTCCGGCTTCATGATCGCCCAGGTCACCGCCGCGGCCCTGGCCAGCGAAAACAAGGCCCTGGCCCATCCGCACTCGGTGGACAGCATTCCGACCTCGGCCAACCAGGAAGACCACGTTTCCATGGCGCCGGCCGCCGGCAAGCGCCTCTGGGAAATGGCCGAGAACACCCGTGGTGTCCTCGCCGTGGAGTGGTTGGCGGCCTGCCAGGGCCTGGACCTGCGCGAAGGCCTGAAAACCTCGCCGGCCCTGGAAAAGGCCCGCGCCACCCTGCGTGAGCAGGTGGCCTACTACGAGAAGGACCGCTTCTTCGCTCCGGACATCAATGCCGCCAGTGACTTGCTGGCCTCGCGCTGCCTTAGCGCACTGTTGCCCGCCGGCCTGTTGCCGAGCCTGTAA
- a CDS encoding HutD family protein, with product MIRSSLLRAADYPRMPWKNGGGSTEEITRDAGAGLEGFGWRLSIADIGESGGFSSFAGYQRIITVLQGAGMQLCVDGQDVRPLLPLDPFAFSGASQVDCTLLDGAIRDFNLIYSPERYVARLQWFEGQQRFFTQAHTVLVFSAVEQAWVEVCGASVQALGHHDCLRLDDNAGVLEIALEGRCCVIELTGI from the coding sequence ATGATCCGATCCAGCCTGTTACGTGCCGCCGACTATCCGCGCATGCCCTGGAAGAACGGTGGCGGCAGCACGGAGGAAATCACCCGGGATGCCGGGGCCGGCCTGGAAGGGTTCGGCTGGCGCCTGTCGATTGCCGACATCGGCGAATCCGGTGGTTTCTCCAGCTTTGCCGGGTACCAGAGGATCATTACCGTGCTGCAGGGCGCCGGCATGCAGCTCTGTGTGGATGGCCAGGATGTGCGGCCGCTGCTGCCCCTGGACCCCTTTGCGTTCAGTGGTGCCAGCCAGGTTGACTGCACGTTGCTGGACGGTGCGATCCGTGACTTCAACCTGATCTACAGCCCCGAACGTTATGTGGCGCGTCTGCAATGGTTCGAGGGCCAGCAGCGTTTCTTCACCCAGGCACACACCGTGCTGGTGTTCAGCGCTGTCGAACAGGCCTGGGTAGAAGTCTGCGGCGCCTCGGTACAGGCCTTGGGACATCATGACTGCCTGCGCCTGGACGATAATGCCGGCGTGCTTGAAATCGCCCTCGAAGGGCGTTGCTGCGTGATCGAACTCACCGGCATCTGA
- a CDS encoding HAL/PAL/TAL family ammonia-lyase gives MSQAETIVVADAPMGWQDVVAVARHGAPLELAPQAWARIDNAQAIVRQVVENGERAYGISTGLGALCNVLLEGDQLSQLSRNTLLSHACGVGPALADEQTRAILCAAVINYSHGKSGIHRQVVEALLALLNRGITPQVPSQGSVGYLTHMAHIGIALLGVGLVSYRGRIVAAEQALAEEGLQPVQLGAKDGLCLVNGTPCMTGLGCLALADASRLLQWADVIGAMSFEAQRGQIAAFDPEIIALKAHPGMQLVGGNLLALLDGSEVIAASKGIRTQDALSIRSIPQVHGAARDQWTHAAKQVQTELNSATDNPLLLGTPEHYRVVSQANPHGQSVALAADVLAIAMAEIGSIAERRLDRLINPHVSGLPAFLVSEPGVNSGMMIVQYVAASLCAQNRQLAQPAVLDNYVTSGLQEDHLSLGTNAALKLHQVLENCTRILAIEYLLAAQAFEFLKEQRFGAGTGLAWSLLRERVPAYHQDRWLAPDIASAATLLKEPALLNRHFPKLQ, from the coding sequence ATGTCCCAGGCTGAAACGATCGTTGTCGCCGACGCCCCCATGGGTTGGCAGGATGTGGTCGCCGTGGCCCGCCACGGAGCGCCGCTGGAACTGGCGCCCCAGGCCTGGGCGCGGATCGACAATGCCCAGGCCATTGTCCGCCAGGTGGTGGAGAACGGAGAGCGGGCCTATGGCATCAGCACGGGCCTGGGGGCCCTGTGCAACGTGCTGCTGGAGGGCGACCAGCTCAGCCAGCTGTCACGCAATACCCTGCTCAGCCACGCTTGCGGGGTCGGGCCGGCACTGGCCGACGAGCAGACCCGGGCCATTCTCTGTGCGGCGGTGATCAACTACAGCCATGGCAAGTCCGGCATCCACCGGCAGGTGGTCGAGGCCCTGCTGGCCCTGCTCAACCGCGGAATCACCCCGCAGGTGCCGTCCCAGGGTTCGGTGGGTTACCTGACGCACATGGCCCATATCGGCATTGCCTTGCTCGGGGTTGGCCTGGTCAGTTATCGCGGACGCATCGTGGCCGCCGAGCAGGCTCTGGCCGAGGAGGGGCTGCAACCGGTGCAACTGGGTGCCAAGGACGGGCTGTGCCTGGTCAACGGTACGCCCTGCATGACCGGCCTTGGCTGCCTGGCCCTGGCCGATGCCAGCCGCCTGCTGCAATGGGCAGACGTGATCGGCGCCATGAGCTTCGAGGCCCAGCGTGGCCAGATTGCCGCTTTCGACCCGGAAATCATCGCCCTCAAGGCCCACCCCGGCATGCAGCTGGTGGGCGGCAACCTGCTGGCCTTGCTCGACGGCAGTGAGGTGATCGCCGCCAGCAAGGGCATCCGGACCCAGGACGCCCTGAGCATTCGCTCCATTCCCCAGGTGCATGGCGCCGCCCGGGACCAATGGACCCATGCGGCGAAACAGGTGCAGACCGAGCTCAATTCGGCCACCGACAACCCGCTGCTGCTGGGGACTCCGGAGCACTATCGGGTGGTATCCCAGGCCAATCCCCATGGCCAGTCGGTGGCCCTGGCGGCCGATGTGCTGGCCATCGCGATGGCGGAGATCGGCTCCATCGCCGAGCGCCGCCTGGATCGCTTGATCAACCCTCATGTCAGCGGCCTGCCGGCATTCCTGGTGAGCGAGCCCGGAGTCAATTCCGGCATGATGATCGTGCAGTACGTCGCCGCGTCGCTGTGTGCACAGAACCGCCAGCTGGCCCAGCCGGCGGTGCTCGACAACTACGTGACCTCGGGCCTGCAGGAGGACCACCTGAGCCTGGGCACCAATGCCGCGCTGAAGCTGCACCAGGTGCTGGAAAACTGCACCCGGATCCTCGCCATCGAGTACCTGCTGGCCGCCCAGGCCTTCGAATTCCTCAAGGAACAACGCTTCGGCGCCGGCACCGGGCTTGCCTGGAGCCTGTTGCGCGAGCGGGTTCCTGCCTACCACCAGGATCGCTGGCTGGCCCCCGACATCGCCAGTGCGGCGACGCTGCTCAAGGAGCCGGCGTTGCTGAACAGGCATTTTCCGAAGTTGCAATAA